The genomic DNA CCGCGCTGCTACCTGCTGCCGTGCCTCTGCCCGGAGGTGCCCACGCTTCAGCCGCGGCTGGAGGTGGTGGTGATTCGCCACTTCCTCGAGGCGCTCAAGGGCACCAACTCCGCGCGCTGGGCCATGCTCGCGCTGCCCAACAGCCAGGTGCACGAGTACGGCCTGCTGGATGCGCCACTCAAAGTTAACGAACTGGTTACACCCGACACCTGGGTGCTCTTCCCCATGGCGGAGCCCACGCCGGCCCCCGCGGTTCCGCCCAGGCGCGTGCTGATGCTGGACGGCAGCTGGACGCAGGCGCGGCGCATGTTCCAGCGCATCCCGTCTCTGCGAGGCCTGCCCAAGCTCTCGCTGCCGCCGCCGCCCATGCGGCCCCGGCTGCGCTCCGAGCACCTCGAGAGCGGCATGTCGACGATGGAGGCCATCGCGGC from Deltaproteobacteria bacterium includes the following:
- a CDS encoding DTW domain-containing protein, coding for MRSRTAEDLGGRCPRCYLLPCLCPEVPTLQPRLEVVVIRHFLEALKGTNSARWAMLALPNSQVHEYGLLDAPLKVNELVTPDTWVLFPMAEPTPAPAVPPRRVLMLDGSWTQARRMFQRIPSLRGLPKLSLPPPPMRPRLRSEHLESGMSTMEAIAAAYDFAGEPQVSTALIELYLKAVDRAQAIRGRRTVPGQS